One window of the Amycolatopsis mediterranei genome contains the following:
- a CDS encoding RNA polymerase sigma-70 factor: protein MTEAFVAHRNLLFTVAYEMLGSAADAEDVLQETWLRWAEVDQSEVREERAYLVRITTRLALNRLRTMKRRKEAYVGPWLPEPLLTTPDVAEDVELAESVSMALMLVLETLAPTERAVFVLREVFDVGYGEIAEAVGKTPAAVRQIAHRARRHVDARRPREVVSARETRAVLESFQRAIEGRDLQGLLDLLAPDVVLMSDGGGVKQAALRPVAGADKVSRFIVGGIGRTEIQVTGVPVVVNGNPALALNVDGVFDGIMAVRVEGGRISGLYFVRNPEKLTRVEAETPLTLR from the coding sequence ATGACCGAGGCGTTCGTCGCCCACCGGAACCTGCTGTTCACGGTCGCCTACGAGATGCTCGGCTCGGCGGCCGACGCGGAGGACGTCCTGCAGGAGACGTGGCTGCGCTGGGCCGAGGTCGACCAGTCGGAGGTGCGCGAGGAGCGCGCGTACCTGGTCCGCATCACGACCCGGCTCGCGCTCAACCGGTTGCGCACGATGAAGCGCCGCAAGGAGGCGTACGTCGGCCCGTGGCTGCCGGAGCCGTTGCTGACGACGCCGGACGTGGCCGAGGACGTCGAGCTGGCGGAGAGCGTGTCGATGGCGTTGATGCTGGTTCTCGAGACGCTGGCGCCGACCGAACGCGCGGTGTTCGTGCTGCGCGAGGTGTTCGACGTCGGGTACGGCGAAATCGCGGAAGCCGTGGGGAAGACCCCGGCCGCGGTCCGGCAGATCGCCCACCGCGCGCGCCGGCACGTCGATGCCCGACGTCCGCGCGAGGTGGTTTCGGCCCGGGAGACCCGGGCGGTGCTGGAATCCTTCCAGCGGGCGATCGAGGGCCGGGACCTGCAGGGGTTGCTGGATTTGCTGGCGCCGGACGTGGTGTTGATGAGCGATGGTGGCGGCGTGAAGCAGGCGGCCCTGCGCCCGGTGGCCGGGGCGGACAAGGTGAGCCGGTTCATCGTGGGCGGGATCGGCAGGACGGAGATCCAGGTGACCGGCGTGCCGGTGGTGGTGAACGGCAACCCGGCGTTGGCGCTGAACGTGGACGGGGTGTTCGACGGGATCATGGCGGTCCGCGTGGAGGGCGGCCGGATCAGCGGGCTGTACTTCGTGCGGAACCCGGAGAAGCTGACCCGGGTGGAGGCGGAGACACCGCTGACCCTGCGCTGA
- a CDS encoding DoxX family protein, with the protein MDLALWIGAGLLAVVALTGGVSKAFVRQEKLAAAPGGEWTADAAPGFVKGLGALELLAALGLVLPAVTGIAPALVPVTAVCWVLLMVGAMITHVRHGSAAFGLLNLAYLAVAAFVAWGRFGPFPA; encoded by the coding sequence ATGGATCTGGCACTGTGGATCGGGGCCGGCCTGCTCGCCGTCGTGGCCCTGACCGGAGGCGTCAGCAAAGCGTTCGTGCGCCAGGAGAAGCTGGCCGCGGCCCCGGGTGGCGAATGGACGGCCGACGCCGCTCCCGGCTTCGTCAAGGGCCTCGGCGCGCTGGAGCTGCTCGCGGCGCTCGGCCTGGTCCTGCCCGCGGTGACCGGGATCGCGCCGGCGCTGGTGCCGGTGACCGCCGTCTGCTGGGTGCTGCTGATGGTGGGTGCGATGATCACCCACGTTCGCCACGGCAGCGCCGCGTTCGGCCTGCTGAACCTGGCCTACCTGGCCGTGGCGGCGTTCGTCGCCTGGGGCCGGTTCGGTCCCTTCCCGGCATGA
- a CDS encoding TetR/AcrR family transcriptional regulator, with product MGTRDQLVESTRELLWERGYVGTSPKAIQRRAGAGQGSMYHHFAGKKDLALAAVRRTAEELLAAADAQLRSPGTAVERITAYLRREREVLRGCPIGRLTQDPDIVADPVLRAPVDETFAHLRARLAEVLGEGRDAGELPATLDPTALAATIVAVLQGGYVLARAADSPEPFDQAVSGVLALLAAH from the coding sequence ATGGGAACTCGGGACCAGCTCGTCGAAAGCACTCGCGAGCTGCTGTGGGAACGCGGCTACGTCGGCACCAGCCCCAAGGCCATCCAGCGGCGGGCGGGCGCCGGCCAGGGCAGCATGTACCACCACTTCGCCGGCAAGAAGGACCTCGCCCTGGCCGCCGTGCGGCGCACCGCCGAGGAACTGCTGGCCGCCGCCGACGCCCAGCTGCGCTCACCCGGCACCGCCGTCGAGCGCATCACCGCCTACCTGCGGCGCGAGCGCGAAGTGCTCCGGGGCTGCCCGATCGGCCGGCTCACCCAGGACCCCGACATCGTCGCCGACCCGGTCCTGCGCGCCCCGGTGGACGAGACCTTCGCGCACCTGCGTGCCCGGCTGGCCGAGGTCCTCGGCGAAGGCCGCGACGCGGGTGAACTGCCCGCCACCCTGGACCCCACCGCCCTCGCCGCCACGATCGTCGCCGTCCTGCAGGGCGGTTACGTGCTGGCCCGCGCCGCGGACTCCCCCGAGCCGTTCGACCAGGCCGTTTCCGGCGTGCTCGCGCTGCTCGCCGCCCACTGA
- a CDS encoding cupin domain-containing protein: MHVRPVPATSTAAPAEAVTGSAWITSLAVPEGPSRTRVDRVHFAPGARTHWHRHPLGQVLVVTEGTGYVQRRGGPARLIRPGDTVRVAAGEWHWHGATDTTPLTHLAIEELPADGTPTELGDPVGAGEPAAVPAVTRTLLLDQRLPAPRVIDHVEVRRITIAPDEQPGLHVHNGPVFGSIETGSAVYQVDGEPESVLTPGDVFYEPESIRIARFDAQGDGVTFLAYFPVGPGETPSLTVLDS, from the coding sequence GTGCACGTCCGCCCCGTTCCGGCCACCAGCACCGCCGCCCCCGCCGAGGCGGTCACCGGCAGCGCGTGGATCACCTCGCTCGCCGTCCCGGAGGGCCCGTCCCGGACCCGGGTGGACCGCGTCCACTTCGCCCCCGGCGCCCGCACCCACTGGCACCGGCACCCGCTCGGCCAGGTCCTCGTCGTCACCGAGGGCACCGGGTACGTCCAGCGCCGCGGCGGCCCGGCGCGGCTGATCCGGCCGGGCGACACCGTCCGCGTCGCCGCCGGCGAGTGGCACTGGCACGGCGCCACCGACACGACGCCGCTGACCCACCTGGCGATCGAGGAACTCCCCGCCGACGGCACCCCGACCGAGCTCGGCGACCCGGTGGGCGCGGGCGAACCCGCCGCCGTCCCGGCCGTCACCCGCACGCTGCTGCTGGACCAGCGGCTCCCGGCGCCCCGCGTGATCGACCACGTCGAGGTCCGCCGCATCACCATCGCCCCGGACGAACAGCCCGGCCTGCACGTCCACAACGGACCGGTGTTCGGCAGCATCGAAACCGGCTCGGCCGTCTACCAGGTCGACGGCGAGCCCGAATCCGTGCTCACGCCCGGCGACGTCTTCTACGAACCGGAATCGATCCGGATCGCCCGGTTCGACGCCCAGGGCGACGGCGTCACGTTCCTCGCCTACTTCCCCGTCGGACCAGGCGAAACGCCGAGCCTGACCGTGCTGGACAGCTGA
- a CDS encoding DUF1996 domain-containing protein — MPGNTGKHRISRRTKIATGVLALAVAAGGIAVSTTFGDPGQASADEADPALYIDILKVAPNNAEPANARGATTGTFTVNCGRNENQHFNPDNFVAQPGIRNGAQHLHDYVGNLSSNADSNNKSLDAAGTTCKNGDKSAYFWPVVRIDTGDNEKNPPAKPADGDRDKAAQDAASPVISCPDVASRLPDVPDSAMAEVNRNLDLLDTQIDEANKRLISTQGQGGPNFVQNAILGPLKDKRVATIDRMAIAIGRTAAKPQGLDALAPCALKEQAGTGGNPASNGGGAPGGAAQQITCPDVASKLPNVPASAKAEVDRNLQLLNTQIQEANQRLVSTQGQGGPNFVQNAILGPLKDKRVATIDRMAIAIGRTAAKPQGLDALAPCNLGQGGGNAGNNGNNGGATAKPLPGPDANNELPDNDGQIQRPAKVGITFRGSAAGQVVAMPKFLRALTGDAKPSINGAKNTRAAWTCTGFENRLTDKYPICPDGSKVERIHNFPSCWDGKNTDSANHRTHIVFPDKAGRCGAGFKAVPQLRITLVYDIPHDIQVKKQYKVDSFPSEKHNPLSDHDDFANVMSQSIMNQVVNCINRNKTCNA, encoded by the coding sequence ATGCCCGGAAACACCGGAAAGCACCGCATCTCCCGACGAACCAAGATCGCCACCGGTGTCCTCGCGCTGGCCGTCGCCGCCGGCGGGATCGCGGTGTCGACGACGTTCGGCGACCCCGGCCAGGCCAGCGCCGACGAGGCCGACCCGGCCCTCTACATCGACATCCTCAAGGTCGCCCCGAACAACGCCGAGCCCGCGAACGCCCGCGGCGCGACCACCGGCACCTTCACCGTGAACTGCGGCCGCAACGAAAACCAGCACTTCAACCCGGACAACTTCGTCGCCCAGCCCGGGATCCGCAACGGCGCCCAGCACCTGCACGACTACGTCGGCAACCTCTCGTCGAACGCGGATTCGAACAACAAGAGCCTCGACGCCGCCGGTACCACCTGCAAAAACGGGGACAAGTCCGCCTATTTCTGGCCGGTGGTGCGCATCGACACCGGTGACAACGAGAAGAACCCGCCGGCGAAGCCGGCGGACGGCGACCGCGACAAGGCGGCCCAGGACGCCGCGTCCCCGGTGATCAGCTGCCCGGACGTCGCCAGCCGCCTGCCCGACGTCCCCGACTCGGCGATGGCCGAGGTGAACCGCAACCTGGACCTGCTCGACACGCAGATCGACGAGGCCAACAAGCGGCTGATCAGCACGCAGGGCCAGGGCGGCCCGAACTTCGTCCAGAACGCCATCCTCGGACCGCTCAAGGACAAGCGCGTCGCCACCATCGACCGGATGGCCATCGCCATCGGCCGCACCGCCGCCAAACCCCAGGGCCTCGACGCCCTCGCCCCGTGCGCGCTCAAGGAGCAGGCCGGCACCGGCGGCAACCCCGCGAGCAACGGCGGCGGCGCCCCCGGCGGCGCGGCGCAGCAGATCACCTGCCCGGACGTGGCGAGCAAGCTCCCCAACGTCCCGGCGTCGGCCAAGGCCGAAGTGGACCGCAACCTGCAGCTGCTGAACACGCAGATCCAGGAGGCGAACCAGCGGCTGGTCAGCACGCAGGGCCAGGGTGGCCCCAACTTCGTCCAGAACGCCATCCTCGGACCGCTCAAGGACAAGCGCGTCGCCACCATCGACCGGATGGCCATCGCCATCGGCCGCACCGCCGCCAAACCCCAGGGCCTCGACGCCCTCGCCCCGTGCAACCTCGGCCAGGGCGGCGGCAACGCCGGCAACAACGGGAACAACGGCGGTGCGACGGCCAAGCCGCTGCCCGGCCCGGACGCCAACAACGAACTGCCGGACAACGACGGCCAGATCCAGCGCCCGGCGAAGGTCGGCATCACCTTCCGCGGCAGCGCGGCGGGCCAGGTCGTCGCGATGCCGAAGTTCCTGCGCGCCCTCACCGGTGACGCCAAGCCGTCCATCAACGGCGCCAAGAACACCCGGGCGGCGTGGACCTGCACCGGCTTCGAAAACCGGCTGACCGACAAGTACCCGATCTGCCCCGATGGCAGCAAGGTCGAGCGGATCCACAACTTCCCGAGCTGCTGGGACGGCAAGAACACCGACAGCGCCAACCACCGCACGCACATCGTGTTCCCGGACAAGGCGGGCCGCTGCGGCGCCGGCTTCAAGGCGGTGCCGCAGCTGCGGATCACGCTCGTCTACGACATCCCGCACGACATCCAGGTCAAGAAGCAGTACAAAGTGGACTCGTTCCCGTCCGAGAAGCACAATCCCTTGTCGGACCACGACGACTTCGCCAACGTGATGTCGCAGAGCATCATGAACCAGGTCGTCAACTGCATCAACCGCAACAAGACCTGCAACGCCTGA
- a CDS encoding glycoside hydrolase family 43 protein, which yields MTVPIVPGFHPDPSICRVGDTYYLANSSFEYVPGVPIRRSTDLVSWELVGHALTRPSQLPPGEGAADTGIFAPTLRHHDGRFHLVTTNILEAHRGHLIVTAEDPAGPWSDPVHVPGTDGIDPDLCWDDAGGCHLTWASFRPERPGITSVPIDPATGAMLAEPRPLWNGTGLAAPEGPHLYRVDGWWYLLLAEGGTERGHAVTIARARAIDGPYEPAPANPILTHRSTTHPVQNTGHADLVECADGSWAMVHLGVRPRGKTPQFHVNGRETFLAGVDWVDGWPVVIEDRYRVSPEDHSFTDGFASAELHPRWVAPGAAPVTRWTGPGELVLTRTLLTRALDEYWTAVARLDVSSGTARFVVRIDDRHWYGLTADGSTVTATLAIGPAREVVTTVAAGPVVVLRIRARRPPASGPFREVTEPDLIELSVLGEEDQVLGAFDGRYLSTEVAAGFTGRMIGVEVLAGSVPLHEFRYSTGR from the coding sequence ATGACGGTCCCGATCGTCCCGGGATTCCACCCCGACCCGTCGATCTGCCGGGTCGGCGACACGTACTACCTGGCGAACTCGAGCTTCGAGTACGTGCCGGGCGTCCCGATCCGGCGCAGCACCGACCTCGTCTCCTGGGAGCTCGTGGGCCACGCCCTGACCCGGCCGAGCCAGCTGCCGCCGGGCGAAGGCGCCGCCGACACCGGCATCTTCGCGCCGACGCTGCGGCACCACGACGGCCGCTTCCACCTGGTCACCACGAACATCCTGGAAGCCCACCGCGGGCACCTGATCGTGACGGCGGAGGATCCGGCCGGGCCGTGGTCCGACCCGGTCCACGTGCCCGGCACCGACGGCATCGACCCGGACCTCTGCTGGGACGACGCCGGCGGCTGCCACCTCACCTGGGCGTCGTTCCGGCCGGAACGGCCGGGCATCACCAGTGTGCCGATCGACCCGGCGACGGGCGCGATGCTCGCCGAGCCGCGGCCGCTGTGGAACGGCACCGGCCTGGCCGCACCCGAGGGCCCGCACCTGTACCGCGTCGACGGCTGGTGGTACCTGCTGCTCGCCGAAGGCGGCACGGAACGCGGTCACGCCGTCACGATCGCGCGCGCCCGGGCCATCGACGGCCCGTACGAGCCCGCACCCGCGAACCCGATCCTGACCCACCGCAGCACCACGCACCCGGTGCAGAACACCGGCCACGCCGACCTGGTCGAGTGCGCCGACGGCAGCTGGGCGATGGTCCACCTGGGCGTCCGCCCCCGCGGCAAGACACCGCAGTTCCACGTCAACGGCCGCGAGACGTTCCTGGCCGGCGTGGACTGGGTCGACGGCTGGCCCGTGGTGATCGAAGACCGGTACCGCGTCTCGCCGGAGGACCACAGCTTCACGGACGGCTTCGCGAGCGCCGAACTGCACCCGCGCTGGGTGGCCCCCGGCGCCGCGCCCGTCACCCGGTGGACCGGACCGGGCGAGCTGGTCCTCACGCGGACGTTGCTGACCCGCGCCCTCGACGAATATTGGACGGCGGTGGCGCGCCTCGACGTGTCTTCGGGGACGGCGAGGTTCGTCGTGCGCATCGACGACAGGCACTGGTACGGCCTCACGGCCGACGGTTCAACTGTCACGGCGACGCTCGCCATCGGCCCGGCCCGCGAGGTGGTCACGACCGTCGCGGCCGGTCCTGTGGTGGTTCTGCGGATCCGGGCGCGGAGGCCGCCCGCTTCCGGCCCGTTCCGGGAAGTCACCGAGCCGGACCTGATCGAGCTGTCCGTGCTCGGCGAGGAGGACCAGGTCCTCGGCGCGTTCGACGGACGTTATCTGTCCACAGAGGTCGCCGCGGGGTTCACCGGCCGCATGATCGGCGTGGAGGTCCTCGCCGGATCCGTGCCCCTGCACGAATTCCGGTACTCGACCGGGAGGTAG
- a CDS encoding RNA polymerase sigma factor, producing the protein MEAVWRIESARIVAALTRFTGDFGLAEDAAQEAVAEALVSWPRTPPADPAGWLMATARRRAIDAIRRRAALRDRYAVLATDPALGAAAGDEVDPDRIDDDVLALMFVSCHPVLSPEARVALTLRVVAGLSSQEIARAFLVSVPALQARITRGKKTIAAAGVPFELPPPAERRERLGGVLSVLYVIFTEGSTATSGDRLVRPEVAYEAIRLARTLAALLPDEPEVHGLLALCELTAARFPARTAPDGSPVLLEDQDRRRWDVSAIHRGLAALAKASAGGGLGPYGLQAAIAATHAAAPSVEATGWDRIVVLYEALGRVAPSPVVELNRAVAVAMASGPEEALAIVDELVVSDRLAGSHLVPTVRGELLTRLGRRPEARAELELAARLCANERERSVLLRKAAELD; encoded by the coding sequence GTGGAAGCCGTCTGGCGGATCGAGTCGGCGCGGATCGTGGCCGCGCTGACCCGGTTCACCGGGGATTTCGGGCTGGCCGAAGACGCCGCCCAGGAGGCGGTGGCCGAGGCGCTGGTGTCGTGGCCGCGCACCCCGCCCGCCGATCCGGCCGGCTGGCTGATGGCCACCGCCCGGCGGCGGGCGATCGACGCGATCCGCCGCCGGGCCGCCCTCCGGGACCGGTATGCCGTGCTGGCCACCGATCCCGCGCTCGGCGCGGCGGCCGGCGACGAAGTCGATCCCGACCGGATCGACGACGACGTGCTCGCGCTGATGTTCGTCAGCTGCCACCCGGTGCTCTCGCCCGAGGCCCGGGTGGCGCTGACGCTGCGGGTCGTGGCCGGCCTGTCGAGCCAGGAGATCGCCCGGGCGTTCCTGGTTTCCGTCCCGGCCCTGCAGGCCCGCATCACCCGCGGCAAGAAGACGATCGCGGCGGCCGGGGTGCCGTTCGAGCTGCCGCCGCCCGCCGAACGCCGGGAGCGGCTGGGCGGTGTGCTCAGCGTCCTCTACGTGATCTTCACCGAGGGGTCGACGGCCACTTCGGGGGACCGGCTGGTGCGCCCCGAGGTGGCGTACGAGGCGATCCGGCTGGCCCGCACGCTGGCCGCGCTGCTGCCGGACGAACCGGAGGTGCACGGCCTGCTCGCGTTGTGCGAGCTGACGGCCGCGCGCTTCCCGGCCCGGACCGCGCCGGACGGTTCGCCGGTCCTGCTCGAGGACCAGGACCGGCGCCGGTGGGACGTCTCGGCGATCCACCGCGGGCTGGCCGCGCTGGCCAAGGCCTCGGCCGGCGGCGGCCTCGGCCCGTACGGTCTTCAGGCCGCGATCGCGGCCACGCACGCCGCGGCGCCGTCGGTCGAAGCCACCGGCTGGGACCGGATCGTGGTGCTGTACGAGGCGTTGGGCCGGGTCGCGCCCTCGCCGGTGGTCGAGCTCAACCGGGCGGTGGCGGTGGCCATGGCCTCGGGGCCGGAGGAGGCCCTGGCGATCGTGGACGAGCTGGTCGTCTCGGATCGGCTCGCCGGGTCGCACCTGGTCCCGACCGTGCGCGGCGAGCTGCTGACGCGGCTGGGGCGCCGCCCGGAGGCGCGCGCCGAACTGGAGCTGGCCGCCCGGCTGTGCGCCAACGAGCGGGAACGTTCGGTGCTGCTGCGCAAGGCGGCCGAGCTGGACTGA
- a CDS encoding YciI family protein, giving the protein MPKYLLIMRGTDESNAAMMANIDEMIATSRQFIDDLFKAGVYVAAEGLDDPAKGVVVDFGGETPVVTDGPYGETKELFGGFFLIDVASKEEAVEWAKRVPAAPGAKVEVRRVPGGDETPH; this is encoded by the coding sequence ATGCCGAAGTACCTGCTGATCATGCGGGGCACCGACGAGTCGAACGCGGCCATGATGGCGAACATCGACGAGATGATCGCCACCAGCCGCCAGTTCATCGACGACCTGTTCAAGGCCGGTGTCTACGTCGCCGCCGAAGGGCTGGACGACCCCGCCAAGGGCGTTGTCGTCGACTTCGGAGGAGAGACGCCCGTGGTCACCGATGGGCCCTACGGGGAGACCAAGGAACTCTTCGGGGGCTTCTTCCTGATCGACGTCGCCTCGAAGGAAGAGGCGGTCGAGTGGGCCAAGCGCGTTCCCGCGGCTCCTGGGGCCAAGGTCGAGGTGCGGCGGGTGCCCGGCGGCGACGAGACCCCGCACTGA
- a CDS encoding alpha/beta fold hydrolase has protein sequence MNSSQDVVTSYRDAPTRTVSAGGVDFAYRELGPKTGVPVVFLTHLAAVLDNWDPRVVDGIAARHRVIAFDNRGVGASTGTTPKSIQAMAADAVTFIRALGLPKVDLLGFSMGGMIAQVIVQTEPELVRKLIVAGTGPAGGEGIKDVTRISNLDTVRALLTLQDPKQFLFFTRTSNGKRAGQEFLARLKERKDNRDKPIAPRAYVAQLKAIHRWGLEKPADLSGIRQPVLVANGDHDRMVPTGNTRDLASRLPDSELVIYPDAGHGGIFQFHAEFVGKALEFLAR, from the coding sequence ATGAACAGCAGCCAAGACGTCGTGACGTCCTACCGGGACGCGCCGACCCGCACGGTCTCCGCCGGCGGCGTCGACTTCGCCTACCGCGAGCTCGGCCCGAAGACCGGTGTCCCGGTGGTCTTCCTGACCCACCTCGCCGCGGTCCTCGACAACTGGGACCCGCGCGTCGTCGACGGGATCGCCGCGCGTCACCGGGTCATCGCCTTCGACAACCGCGGCGTGGGCGCGTCCACCGGCACGACCCCGAAGTCGATCCAGGCGATGGCGGCCGACGCCGTCACCTTCATCCGCGCGCTCGGCCTGCCGAAGGTCGACCTCCTCGGCTTCTCGATGGGCGGCATGATCGCCCAGGTGATCGTCCAGACCGAGCCGGAGCTGGTCCGCAAGCTGATCGTCGCCGGCACCGGGCCCGCCGGGGGCGAGGGCATCAAGGACGTCACCCGGATTTCGAACCTCGACACCGTCCGGGCGTTGCTGACGCTGCAGGACCCGAAGCAGTTCCTCTTCTTCACCCGGACCTCGAACGGGAAGCGGGCGGGCCAGGAGTTCCTGGCCCGGTTGAAGGAACGCAAGGACAACCGGGACAAGCCGATCGCGCCGAGGGCCTACGTCGCCCAGCTCAAGGCCATCCACCGCTGGGGCCTGGAAAAGCCGGCCGACCTCTCCGGCATCCGCCAGCCCGTGCTGGTCGCCAACGGCGACCACGACCGGATGGTGCCGACCGGCAACACCCGCGACCTGGCCAGCCGCCTACCCGACAGCGAACTGGTGATCTATCCCGACGCCGGCCACGGCGGCATCTTCCAGTTCCACGCCGAGTTCGTCGGCAAGGCCTTGGAGTTCCTCGCGCGATAA
- a CDS encoding TetR/AcrR family transcriptional regulator: MVRYAKEHKQVTRQRIIEAAGRRLKRDGIDGSGVATLMKDAGLTNGAFYAHFESKEDLVATVVSEQLRGQREWLTSFPPGRDGVEQMVRTYLSPEHRDLPEEGCPSAALLDEITRCADPTKETYTTSVVAVIDDIAARLAPHDPASVRTKTLGIYALMAGTLQLARALADRQLSDDILEQGVRNALTVLDASEG; the protein is encoded by the coding sequence GTGGTGCGGTACGCGAAAGAGCACAAGCAGGTGACGCGGCAGCGGATCATCGAGGCGGCCGGACGCCGGCTCAAGCGCGATGGGATCGACGGCTCCGGGGTCGCCACGCTCATGAAGGACGCCGGCCTGACCAACGGCGCCTTCTACGCCCACTTCGAATCCAAGGAAGACCTGGTCGCCACCGTCGTCTCGGAGCAGCTGCGCGGCCAGCGCGAGTGGCTCACCTCGTTCCCGCCCGGCCGCGACGGTGTCGAGCAGATGGTGCGCACTTACCTCTCGCCCGAGCACCGTGACCTTCCCGAGGAAGGCTGCCCGTCCGCCGCGCTGCTGGACGAGATCACCCGGTGCGCGGATCCGACGAAGGAGACCTACACCACCAGCGTGGTGGCCGTCATCGACGACATCGCCGCCCGCCTGGCGCCGCACGACCCGGCGTCGGTGCGCACCAAGACCCTCGGCATCTACGCCCTGATGGCCGGGACCCTGCAGCTCGCTCGCGCCTTGGCCGACCGGCAGCTCTCCGACGACATCCTGGAGCAGGGGGTCCGCAATGCGCTGACGGTGCTGGACGCGTCCGAAGGCTGA
- a CDS encoding NADP-dependent oxidoreductase, protein MRAFIVDRYGKNDNELRAGDVPEPTVGAHDVLVQVHAAGVNALDSKIRDGEFKLFLPYRPPFVLGNDVAGVVTRVGARVREFKPGDAVYARPGKDRIGTFAEFIAVHEGDLARKPKRLTMEEAASIPLVGLTAWQALIERAHLRKGQKVFIQAGSGGVGTFAIQLAKHLGATVATTTSTANAGLVERLGADIVIDYRKDDFETVLHDYDVVLHSLDNETLKKSLRVLRPGGKLISLSGPPDPDFAREMGKPWILRPATRVLSHGIRTAAKRREVDYSFLFMRASGTRLREITSLIDDGVIEPVVDRVFPFESTNEAMTYVEEGHARGKVVVKVRRTEVP, encoded by the coding sequence ATGAGGGCGTTCATCGTCGATCGTTACGGGAAGAACGACAACGAACTCCGGGCCGGCGACGTACCGGAACCCACCGTCGGCGCCCACGACGTGCTGGTCCAGGTGCACGCCGCCGGCGTCAACGCCCTGGATTCGAAGATCAGGGACGGGGAGTTCAAGCTCTTCCTCCCCTACCGCCCCCCGTTCGTCCTGGGCAACGACGTCGCCGGGGTGGTGACCCGTGTCGGGGCCCGCGTGCGCGAGTTCAAGCCCGGCGACGCGGTCTACGCGCGCCCGGGCAAGGACCGGATCGGCACCTTCGCCGAGTTCATCGCCGTCCACGAAGGCGACCTGGCCCGGAAGCCGAAGCGCCTCACGATGGAGGAAGCCGCATCGATCCCGCTCGTCGGCCTGACCGCGTGGCAGGCCCTGATCGAACGCGCCCACCTGCGGAAGGGCCAGAAGGTCTTCATCCAGGCGGGTTCGGGTGGCGTGGGAACGTTCGCGATCCAGCTGGCGAAGCACCTCGGCGCGACCGTGGCCACGACCACGAGCACCGCGAACGCCGGCTTGGTCGAGCGCCTCGGCGCGGACATCGTGATCGACTACCGCAAGGACGACTTCGAAACCGTCCTGCACGACTACGACGTGGTCCTGCACAGCCTCGACAACGAAACGCTCAAGAAGTCCCTCCGGGTCCTGAGACCCGGCGGCAAGCTCATCTCCCTCTCCGGCCCGCCCGACCCGGACTTCGCCAGGGAGATGGGAAAACCGTGGATCCTGCGCCCGGCAACACGGGTGCTCAGCCACGGAATCCGGACGGCGGCCAAGCGCCGCGAGGTGGACTATTCGTTCCTCTTCATGCGAGCGAGCGGCACCCGGCTCCGCGAGATCACCAGCCTCATCGACGACGGTGTCATCGAGCCGGTCGTGGACCGGGTCTTCCCCTTCGAGTCGACCAACGAGGCCATGACGTACGTCGAAGAAGGGCACGCCAGGGGGAAGGTCGTCGTCAAGGTTCGCCGGACGGAGGTTCCGTAA